TTTCCAGGAAACGGGTCGAGCCGGTCGATCGGTTCAGGCGTCCCGCTCCCGGGTCGCCCGTTCCAGTGCGCGGTCCAGGACGACCAGCAGGGCGTCCCGGACGGAGAGCCGCTCGCGCGCGTCGAACTGCACCAGCGGCACGTGGTCACCGATGGCGAGCGCCCAGCGGACCGAGGCCAGGTCGTGCGCGAGCCGCCCGTCGAAGGCGTTCACCCCCACCACGAAGGGCAGCCCGGCCCGCTCGAAGAAGTCGATCGCCGGATAGCAGTCGTCGAGCCGGGCGCTGTCCACCACCACCAGCGCGCCGAGCGCGCCCCGGGCCAGGTCGTCCCACATGAACCCGAACCGGGCCTGACCGGGGGTGCCGAAGAGATAGAGCTTCAGGCTGCGGTCGATGGTCACGCAGCCGAAGTCCATCGCCACCGTGGTGGTCGTCTTCGTCGACCGTACGCCCGGGTCGTCGACGCCGATCCCGGCGCTGGTCATCTCCGCCTCGGTGGTCAGCGGGGCGATCTCGGAGATCGCCCCCACCGTGGTGGTCTTGCCGACGCCGAACCCACCGGCGATGAGGATCTTCACCGGGATCGGCGGCGTACGCCCCGGGGTGCCCGTGACGGTCGGCGCGGACCCCGCCGGCGGCCGGTACGGCGGCGGCGGTGCCGGCGTGGGCGCGGGCGGCGCGGGCACGGGTGGCGGCACGGCCCGCCCGGGGGCGGAACCGGGACCGGCCGGGGTGCCGTACCGGGCGGCGGCGCTGTTGGCGGCGAGCCCGCCCGCCGCCGGGACGGGCCATTCAGGTGATCGCACGGAGTCCATCAATCAGTCGCAGGATGATGTCGGGGTCGAGGGCGTCGTCGGTGGCGCCGACGTGCACGTCGAGGTGGCCGGCGGCGCGCAGGTCGCCGACCAGGACCCGGGTCACGCCGAAGTGCATCCGCATCCGGGCGGAGATCTCGGCGACCGAGATCGGCTCCCCGCAGAGCGCGACGATCGCCTGGAGTTCCGGGGCGAGCCGGGACGACACCGCCCACGAACCGGTCTCCGGCCGGGCGGTCACCTGGGTCTCCAGGCCGATCCCCGGGTCGGCGCCGGCCGTCCGCCCGGCGGTCAGCACGAACGGTCGCGGGCTGGCCGGTCGCTCCGGACCGGCCTCGGTCGCCTCGGGTTCCGCCGGCGGGGGAGCGCCGACGGGAAACGACCGCAGGTAGGGCCGGATCCGGACCCCGGGGTCCGGATCCGGCTCCTCGCCGGCGACCTCCGGGGTCATTGCTGAACGGCGTTCTTCAGCTCGGCGATGAGGCGCGGGCTCAGCGCGCCACCGGCCCGCCCGGCGAAGAGCGTCATCTCGTACGCCACGGTGCCGAGGTTCGCGGACCGGTCCGCGACGACGCCGAGCACCGAACCACTGCTGATCGCGCTGATCAGCAGGTAGCCCTCGGCCATGTCGACGATCACCCGGTTCAGTCCGCCGAGGGCGTACCAGCTGGCGGCGCCACCGGCGAGGCTGGTCATCCCGGAGACCACCGCGGCGAGTCGTTCCGCGTTGGAGCGGTCCTTGATCGCGGACATGGCCATCAGCAGGCCGTCCGAGGAGACCGCGATCGCCTCCATCACCCCCGCGGTGCTGGAGGTGAACGAGTCGAGCAGCCAGTTGAAGGTGCGGGCCTCGGGGCTGAGTTCGCCCGGGTGGCTGTCGAGGTTGTCGTGCAGGAACGGGCTGGTCACCGTGATGATCCCTCTTCGTTACGGCGGTCTGGACTGACTTCGCGCAGAGCACGGGCGACGCCCGCCTCGAACTGGGTGATGAGGTCGCGTACCTCGGTGGGGTCGCCGGGATGCTGGTGGGGCGCCGGTGCGTGCGGCGGCGCGACCGCCAGGTTCGCCCCCGGCACCCGCCGGCTCAGCCGCGGCCGGTCCGGGGTCGGCCCGGCGCTCTCCGCCGGACCCGGCATCGGCGTCTCCGTCCGGGTCGGCAGGACGCTGCCGGCCGGGGTGGGCAGTGGCATGTCCGCCTGGAGTGGCCCGGTGGTGCCGGTCGGGGCCGGCCCCGCGCTGCGCGCCCGGGTCTGCTCGGCCCGGAGCACGCCGGACTGGAACTCCTCGACCAGCGCGCGGGCGGCGGCCGGGTCGGCCAGGGTGGCGTCCACCGGACCGACCACCGGGGCGGTACGCGGCAGGCTGGCCCCGGGCACCCGCTGTCGGATCAGCGGGCGTGTCCCGCCGGCCGGTGCGCCGGTGAAGGCCGGCGGCGGTGGCGCGGCGGGAGTGCCCGTCGCCGGGAGGACGGGGACGGGCGGTGCCGTCGGATAGCCGCTGCCGACGCTCGGCCCGGCGGTGAGCGGGGTCGGCCCGACCGTCCGTCGCGGCAGCACCGCCCCGTCGGCCCCGGTACGGCCGGTCGGGTCGTCCGTCGGGGCAGCGTCGGCCGGTTCGACGGTACCGAAGGCGTCCCACGGCTCGCCGGCCGCCATGCTCCGGGTGGCCCGGCTCAGCAGCGCCGGGTCGAAGCCGGGCAGTGCCAGCTCCGGGGCGGTCGGCGCGGCCACCGGTGCCGGGTGCTCGACCGGCACGGCGCTCCGGTGCTCCAGGGCGCGCCGGTCCCGGGCCGGTACGGCGGCCCGCGCGACCGTCACCCCGGCGCGCTCCGGCCGGCGGATCACCAGCAGTGCCCGGGGGATCTCCAGCCGGGCGGTCACCCCGCCACCCGCGGTGGGGACGAGGTCCACCGTCCAGCCGTGCCGGCGGGCCAGCCGGCCGACCACGAAGAGCCCGAGCACCTCGGTCGGGGCGAGGTCGAGGCGTTCCCGCCGGGTCAGCCGGGCGTTCTCCTCGGCGAGGCGTTCCTCGGTCATGCCGATGCCCCGGTCGATCACGGTCAGCCGGGCACCCCCGTCGGTCAGCTCACCGGCCACCACCACGCGGGTGTGCGGCGGGGAGGAGACGGTGGCGTTCTCCATCAGCTCGGCCAGCGCCAGCACCAGGTCGCCGACGGTGGCCGGCGCGGCCGACACGCCGGGCGGGACCTGCACGTCGACCCGGGTGTAGTCCTCGATCTCGCCGAGCGCCAGCCGGACCACGTCGGCCAGCGGCACCGGGGCGACGTGCCCGTCGGTGCCGGCCGAGCCGGAGAGGACGACCAGGCTGCCGGCGTTGCGGCGCAGCCGGCTGGAGATGTGGTCGAGGCGGTACAGGTCCTCCAGCCGGCCCGGCTCGGTCTCCTGCCGTTCCAGCCGGTCGATCAGGGCGATCTGCCGGCCGACCAGGTTCTGCGTACGGCGGCCGACGTGGCCGAACATCTGCGCCACGTTGCGTCGGCCGGCGACCTGTCGTTCGACCAGCCGGGCGGCGGTGCTCTGCACCCGTTCGAAGGCCCGGGCCAGGTCGCCGATCTCGTCCCGGGCCCGGACGTCCACCGGGTCGAGTCGGACCGGCTGGACGGATTCGGCCTCGTCGTCGACGACCCGGACCAGTTCGGCCTCGGCGACCCGGGCGACCCGGTCGGCGGAGCGGGTGAGCCGGGTCAGCGGGCGGGCCACCGTCCGGGCGACGGCCATGCTGAGCAGCACCACGATCAGCAGGACGAGGGCGGCGGCCCCGCCGACCAGCCAGGCGACGGTGAGCGCGCGCCGCTGGTCGGCGGTGGTCTCGGCGATGACGTCCGCGACGATCTTCTTCTCCACGAACTGGCCGAGCGTGATCATGGAGCGGACGGCCGGGAAGAGCGCGTCCAGCGGCACCGGGGCGATCGCGGCGACCGGGTCCCGGACACTGTCCACCAGGAAGGTGGGCGAGGTCCGGGCGGCCACCGCCGCGTCGTCCAGCATGGCGAGCTTGTACTGCTCGCGGTTGATCAGGCCACGGAACCGCTGGTTGTCCACCTGGAGGGCGGACATGCAGGCGATGTAGGCCGCCGCCACCTTCGGGTCGCTCGTCGCCTTGACCAGCACGATCAGGGTGGCGCACGCG
This genomic interval from Micromonospora sp. CCTCC AA 2012012 contains the following:
- a CDS encoding GTP-binding protein is translated as MDSVRSPEWPVPAAGGLAANSAAARYGTPAGPGSAPGRAVPPPVPAPPAPTPAPPPPYRPPAGSAPTVTGTPGRTPPIPVKILIAGGFGVGKTTTVGAISEIAPLTTEAEMTSAGIGVDDPGVRSTKTTTTVAMDFGCVTIDRSLKLYLFGTPGQARFGFMWDDLARGALGALVVVDSARLDDCYPAIDFFERAGLPFVVGVNAFDGRLAHDLASVRWALAIGDHVPLVQFDARERLSVRDALLVVLDRALERATRERDA
- a CDS encoding DUF742 domain-containing protein yields the protein MTPEVAGEEPDPDPGVRIRPYLRSFPVGAPPPAEPEATEAGPERPASPRPFVLTAGRTAGADPGIGLETQVTARPETGSWAVSSRLAPELQAIVALCGEPISVAEISARMRMHFGVTRVLVGDLRAAGHLDVHVGATDDALDPDIILRLIDGLRAIT
- a CDS encoding roadblock/LC7 domain-containing protein; its protein translation is MTSPFLHDNLDSHPGELSPEARTFNWLLDSFTSSTAGVMEAIAVSSDGLLMAMSAIKDRSNAERLAAVVSGMTSLAGGAASWYALGGLNRVIVDMAEGYLLISAISSGSVLGVVADRSANLGTVAYEMTLFAGRAGGALSPRLIAELKNAVQQ
- a CDS encoding sensor histidine kinase: MLLGRLRIRGKLALLVIIPLFSMVGLAVPVVVDRVAAAQRAGDIAATVRVASRIGSLVQDLQQERLLSVGLLLGRVSRTELIQKSAMVDDRVADLRAEPLPDRVAAALDGVRKLADLRTAVLAGRATPDLIMADFGPVDTALIEALRLPFQVDTNTSAGQQVLALDALLRADEGLGACATLIVLVKATSDPKVAAAYIACMSALQVDNQRFRGLINREQYKLAMLDDAAVAARTSPTFLVDSVRDPVAAIAPVPLDALFPAVRSMITLGQFVEKKIVADVIAETTADQRRALTVAWLVGGAAALVLLIVVLLSMAVARTVARPLTRLTRSADRVARVAEAELVRVVDDEAESVQPVRLDPVDVRARDEIGDLARAFERVQSTAARLVERQVAGRRNVAQMFGHVGRRTQNLVGRQIALIDRLERQETEPGRLEDLYRLDHISSRLRRNAGSLVVLSGSAGTDGHVAPVPLADVVRLALGEIEDYTRVDVQVPPGVSAAPATVGDLVLALAELMENATVSSPPHTRVVVAGELTDGGARLTVIDRGIGMTEERLAEENARLTRRERLDLAPTEVLGLFVVGRLARRHGWTVDLVPTAGGGVTARLEIPRALLVIRRPERAGVTVARAAVPARDRRALEHRSAVPVEHPAPVAAPTAPELALPGFDPALLSRATRSMAAGEPWDAFGTVEPADAAPTDDPTGRTGADGAVLPRRTVGPTPLTAGPSVGSGYPTAPPVPVLPATGTPAAPPPPAFTGAPAGGTRPLIRQRVPGASLPRTAPVVGPVDATLADPAAARALVEEFQSGVLRAEQTRARSAGPAPTGTTGPLQADMPLPTPAGSVLPTRTETPMPGPAESAGPTPDRPRLSRRVPGANLAVAPPHAPAPHQHPGDPTEVRDLITQFEAGVARALREVSPDRRNEEGSSR